In Zonotrichia albicollis isolate bZonAlb1 chromosome 5, bZonAlb1.hap1, whole genome shotgun sequence, the genomic window TTGGGAGAAACAAAACCATGTTGCTGTATTACTCACTTTAACAAGGTTTCCCTTAATTTAACAGGTTTGGTTGTGATTTCAGAGGAAACCAATCTGTTTGACTACAGAAATATCCTGATAAAAGCTGGAAGCACATACAGCCTGTGTCTAATAAGTCTGCTACAGTAGACTGTGGTTTTTAAACCCTGAAAAAATTGTCAGGGACAGGGCTTGACATTTCACAGTAATTTCTTCACCAAACCCAAGAACTGGGGATTGATATTCTATATACATCTGTAAGTGAAAACAGTATAAGACACTTACCTTTATATATTTTTCCCTGCTATAAATGTTTATATCCTAATACATTTATGGTTTGCTCATCCATTAAGGCAAGACCACCATGAAGCATTTAAACAATAAACATTATACCATGGTTCTGTTCCACACGTTATAAAAGCAGGAATTTAACACACAGTCACATCCTGATCTGCCATCTTTTACTGCAAGGCAAGAGGTTTTGGAACCTGGAACTACAACTGTCACAAATTGAGGAGGAATGATCTACCTtaactctgctgctgctgcaagagCCCTTATGGGTGAGAACAGCTTTCTGACTCGCTTTCTGTTTCAGCACTCTGGTGATCAGCTTTGGCAACAGCTCTGGGGCTTCCCACCTAACAAAGGGTCAAATAAAATGCTGTTAAGGAATGGGTGAGAATCTGTCCATGGTACCATTGTCTGAAACTGGAGCATggactgaatttttatttttaaactaatgGATACACTATTTCATGGGAGAATTAAGCACTTTAGAATAATTAATTAGAAATCCAGCTGTTAGGTAAGTAGTAATTATCTGCATCTGAATTTAAGCCTCAGCACAGCAACGTTCTGACTTGCCTAAGTAATAATTCTGAATGAGTAACAAGCCAAGAgaacagctcagctctgcatcCTCACTTCTGTCTCTTAACCCATTCATCCCTTGAAAATTCCCAATGCAAAAAGTAGTGACTGTAATGCAAGGGAACTTGCAGGAGACAAACTTGTGTTTCCTTACCACCAAAACAGGGCCCAAACTACAGGGTTAATGGTGGTGGGTGACCTGCTCAATAATTTGGTTAATATACAGCCTGGAACTGCCAGCACTCCACCTGGGATGCTGTGTGAAACTTTCCAGCAGTGTGGGGTTTGTCTGAGCTGGGCTGCTTTGTGTAAGACCAACAAAGTGCCCACTTAGACACCATGCAGGCCAGACCTTCAGCTAGCATGACTTAACACTGATCTGCTGCCTGAAAATACATTCACAAAGGAGAAAGTTGGTATCTTTTTCTCCCCCACTTAAGTACACTTAAATTTGTTCCTGAAAAGCTGAGTAAAACATGATTTCTCAGCAGAACAAATCCAACAGAAATGTGCACTTGAAATAGTGACAGTTTTATAATTGTATGTTCATACAAAAAAGGCTTAGTTGTAGAAAGTCAATTTATTATTGAAATAAACGACTTATTTACAGAGATAGGTACTTTACAGTTTTACAAAGCAGGCAAAATTCTTCTCAGAATAAGGTACCAAAACAGTGACAAATTCATCACTGTCTAAATGCAATTTATTCCAAAAAGAAATCTACAGCAATCATGAAACTAAATCATACCAGTCACATAACAAAATGCCGTCCCTTGCAACTACAACAGTATAAAAGACTTTTTATCAGTCATGATCTAGATTAAGCATCTGCTATACTTCTTTCTTCTTGAGTATTAGTGGACCTACATTATCTCCTGTTAACTCATTGTGCTTGTTGTGGGAGCCATCACAGACAgggaactgaaaaataaaaaccaaaaccaaggaATTAGCATAATTCTGTACAGCAGTTGCACGgtgatttctgtatttcttcctgAGCCCTGAGTGCTCTGATAATGTTGCTAGTTCCTCCTCTGATGTCCTGGTTCAACATCAAACTCCCTGTCTCCTATCAGACACAGGATACTAAGGGCAACAAACACAGTTAATGGGTAACTAAGTTTGGGAGATCCTAAAATAGCTGTTCTTAGACACAGAGTCAGGGACAAAGCCTTTTCCATGAaagaacagcaaacaaaacagcCATCACAGCTACAAATGGATTTACTGTACAACTATTAAGAGTGCTCTTTAATAGATTTAGTGATTTGCAACCAGAAAGTACTTTTTTAAGAGAAGCTGAAATACTTGGCTGAAGTGATTAGTCCAAAGTGAGAATAGCTGAGTTAAGCTTCTTCAGTTCAGGGCAGActttattgtttttattaaaaaaggaaagcatttggtccagggaaaacaaaaccagactGTGGTCAGGACATTCAAAACTGAATCAGGAAATGAAAATTGAGGCAAAATGAAATACACTCGTTTACATCTAGCTGGTTTGGGGGATATGGAATATCCCAACCAGTCATCTCACTGCTCTGGACCAGATAGGAATCACCAACACAGGCCTAGCCTAATTTTCATTCTAATATGAACAACTTTCTAAGCATTGTTCTTTGCAAAATAAGAGTAGTTTTCTCTTAATTAGTTGCAATGTATTTCCAAATATTTGCTTGGTTTTATTCTTACTCACATGTGCTACCACTCTAAACATTTTTAGAGAAACCCTACTGTGTTTCTTTCAAGTTTCCACAGTTACTTTCTTCATGTAGTCAGGTTTGTGCCATTCTGCAAAGTTCAGGAGCATGTTCCAATTCCAGACAAAGGCAACAGCTCAACACAGAGCAATCCACTACCAAAGCTCTGCTAAAAATATGCAAGTTTCAATCTCTAACCCTAGAGCAGCACAATGTCTTACCGTCTTCGAACGCCAACACCTGCAGTAAGCTTTGGTGAGGCACAGATCTTCAATGTTGATCTCATTCACTACTTTGGGATTTTCCTTCTGGATCTTGAGGTTAATCAAGCTATCCTTCTGCTGTTTCTTCTTGGGGAGGAAGGGACGAACAGCCAGGTAGCCGAGCAGGGCCAGCACGCCCAGGAAAGGCAGCAACCGCAGCCATTCTGAAACTGGAGACAAGGCGGGATTTAGGCCGGCTTTGGGCACCgccccaggatgctgcagcagcagctaccTGCACATGGCTTAGGGGCTCAGCAGGGCCCTCAGGGAAAACAAGATTCCATTGGTGaggctcagggaaaaaaaaagaagacataGATTAAATCCTAGGATTTACTCCAGCCAAAGTAAAAATCTGACTCCTAGAATTTAGTGAATTGAAATTAATTGATGAAATTGAATTTTATCACTCTAGAAGATGATTCAATGGAAGAATATAAAACATATAGAAGATTTATTGAAATGGGCAACACTAAGGTACTGATAAAACCTTCACCAATCTCTTTGGTTGTATTTTTCAGACCTCTGCTCAGGGATCTGCAATCAGTTTCTACAACACGGAGAAAGAAAGACACCTAAGACCAGGAGGTGAAGTCACAGAAAATTGCTTTTTACCAAGGTAAGGAACTTCTCTCAAGtacagttaaaaaataaaagtatccACTGCAgatctggctgccctgctgctacATCATTGTAAATCTTCTAGGCATACTGGTGAGAAAAGGCTTACTGGACTTTTTAAGACATGCATCAATAATTGGCATTTATATAAATAAGGTGGATCTACTTTGCCAGCAGAACATGCTGTGAAGAACATGCACCCCAGTGCAATTTAAATACCACGGTGCACTAAAGGTTGAGAGCATTTTTCTAAATTTCTGGAGAATAATTAAGCACTCATACAGAAGGgcgtttaaaaatattttagaagagaaagaaaaaagtataaCAAGCTGGACCACAAGCAGCTGCACAAGCACTTTTTAAGACAAGACACTAATTTATTGAAGATTAGAATATAGCAAGATTCTGCTCtaaaaattgttttttgaaaataagatgtacaagaaagaaaacacaacagAGCAGGCTAAGTCTGCCAGGTGGGTTGCAGCCCTGAAAAAGTACAATATTCTGTATAGCTTGATTTAATTTGTACTAATAAAACACAAGTTTGCTAATACTTCTCCAGTTAGAATCCAATGGATTTTTCTTAAGGATTTGAATTTTCTGGAACCAGACcatgtaatgaaaataatttgtgggattaatattttgttctttgttGCCTTTGATGTGACAGCCACATTTAGTGCATTTATCTGGCAATGCATCACAGCTGCCTAAATGCTAAAGGCACTGCAAGAAGTGTCAGCAGTCATTCCCCAACTGCACCTGCAGCAGTCCCTGCACACCACAACTCACCACATTCACTAGGACTCACTGCAATGCATTCATCTCTGGTGCTCTCTACTTAGTTCCTCCAACGAGCTGCAAGCcttaaataataattaacacTGAGATACTTAAATGTTTTCAGCTGCACAGAACCCTGAGTTCCTGGACAGCAGTGCCTGTTTGCCTTCTCTATCATTACTTTTCCAGAACACTCCATCAATTCCATCAGGAATCCAAACACACTTTCTTACCTTACCTGAAGGACTGACTTGGAATGTATTTCAAAAGAGAGGTAAAATATTTGGTCActgaaaaaaatttccaaacttTGTATTTAACCTGACTGTTGACAAAAATGTGGATCTctacaaagctgctcctctgaacTCCAAGACAGAACAGTCATTCCAAGAGGCACACCAGGACCAGAGCATCTGTCAAGTGTGTGGTGAATATAACTGGGCTAAGACTGACACACAAGAAGGACAGGTCTCACACTCTGATACAGCATCAAAATGAGAACAGGGGTCATGTCTCTGAATGGCTCACAGCCAGCTGGGTTCACACAAGTGAAAGAGGAACATGATAGCTGTAACCTCTGGGAAAGGAAATTAGAAGTAAACATGAATAGGATGTACAAGGCTGTTCTTTAGGATggttattatttaatatttgtaCCAAGATAACTGCTGATAAATACTTTTGTCCTCACTAGCCAGTAAATTCTGTGCTTACTTCTAATGTGGGAGTCTCTGGAAAGCCCCCAGTTACATTCATGTGTACACTAACCATAAACTGGCTTGTTATTGCCAAAAGACTGCCTGAAGCTCCTGTGTTTAAACTGAAAAATCAATGTGATCGTGTTCTAAGGCATGGATACAAGACACTGTCAGAGATCTCTAGGCTGGGTGAGCAGGGATGGTAAAAACCCTTCATCCACACTAATGCAATGCCTCCCTACAAGTGTAGACTGCTCTGGTTTTGAAGCCATGCATACCTTTCTGAAGCACATGTAGGGCAATTCACAAGACTTTATTTTCACAGCTGACAACTCAGAATTCAGCCATTACACTGATTCTGAAGATTCTTTATCGGTTCTGCTGCATGGGGACAGGCAGATTTTGGAGACAGAAATGAAGAGCAGTGTATGGAACAGGTCAATCTTCAGACTTGTGTTAGATAGAGACTAATCCCAAAGATAAGTCCTGGAAAATATCAGAAACCAGAGAATTCCAAGAAGAGAAGCTGAGGCAATGGATATTTTCAAGGAGAGGTGGTCTTAATTTTTAGTTCAACAGTAACATgtccaaaaccaaaagaaacacACTATGAATAAAGGTACAGGCCAGCCACTGAGAGGAAAATCAAAGCAGGTATTCCCTGCTTATCTTCCATCAACTACTCCTTTGGTATCTTTGATTTATGTTTCAGCTACTTTTTGTGGAAATAACCCTATGCAGACCAAAAAGCAGCTTCTTACAGTAACAGCTCaactaaaaaaatcaaaattttaacAAGTATTAACTACCAGTCAAAAGGAATATTGGAACTGTGCTTGTATGTCCTCTAAAGTGATGACATTCTTCATGCAAATTCGAAGTACGTACTAATTACATTCTCTTCAGAACTAACAAGCAGATCTATcctggttttggttgtttggtaTTTTGAGGTGAATCTCTATGCTATTTTAATGACACCTTCCAGGGCGAAAAGCAATGCTGGCACGAGACAACACTGTTCATTTCACTGAACTTGAGAAGACTAACAAAGCAATTGCAAGAACCTGGAAGAGGcttctgagcagcacagcttgATAATTTAGATATCCACTTTCAAACCCAAGGTCAAACattctttccttcctccctcacTGCTTTTACCTTCAGGAGTTATGCACTGGATGTTAACAGTTTTCTTCTTCAAACAAGCAGTTTTTCATTCTGGTTTTATAAAGTTACACCAGATAACAGATGTCCACATCTTTAACCAGCACCCTATACAACATcctataaaaaaaccaaaatgctcCATTTACTTTTGTTCTGTTGTTTCTACAACTGATGCGCTACAGGAACTTAAATTGCCTACAAGCTAATGAGAGTTTAGAAGCAATAAAAGAGTTAAGACTGCACTGTTGCAAATCTGGATTCTGGCCTGCATTTGCAAACAAGGTCTATGTTGCCTAGTGTTTCATAGTGCTGGTCCCTGACTAAGTTCAATAGATGCCACCAAAGGGCAAATATTAATgcactttaaatatttttagacCAATGTTACTTCTCACTTTCCAAAAAGGAGCAAAGTATGCCTTTTGCCAAAGAATATACTTTGTAATTACAGTAGCAAACACAAAAGGTcacattaattttctttattgtcTAATAGTCTTTCCTAATGATAATTCCCTGCAAAATAACCCCAGGATTGGGAATCCCCTGCTCTTGGAGGCTTTACGACTGGACAAAGACCACAACAACACAGAAGAGGCTGCACTTGCTCCAGCAATCATTTTCTCAAATGAAACTTAAGACTGACAGCAGCTCTGCGAGCAAGCAAGCAGACAGCTCTTCACCCAGCAATGACGTTTCAATGACTTTCAATAACCTTTATGCCCTAAGAGATGGTAACTCTCTACTGTAGGTGCCCAGGATGCAGTGTCctacaacatccttctcagaagTCTCACTGTGTTGCATTTATCCCATGCCATGACTTGAAGCACCTGTACAGTTtcgcttttttccccccttttcatTCATAGTCACCCTGGCAGGAAGAGGTATAAGCATGGTGGCAAATACTAGTCTAGTTTGCTAttgaataaaaatttaaaatgtaaaaatgttcTCTCTATAgccatgtatttttaaatataccTTTGTCTCCTGTTTTTAGAGACAAAAAAATCACTAAGAACTAGAAGCAGTGGATTTTTCAGGTATGCTCATTAAATCCTGCCAGTTCTCAAAAGCAGTTTCTGACTCAGCTCCTTCTTTTACTTTTGTTTAGTATTTTTGGGACTGACATTTCTCATGTTTGGTCTGCACTTAAGAAAGCAGTTATTTGCTTCTTATCCTCTCTCCAAATTTGAGGAAGTACCTTGAAGTCAGTGGGGTAAACAATGTGACAACAAAACAGTTCTCCCATGCTGATCACACTAGGTAAAAACCCTAAAGCCCTGATTCTGGTTTACAGACCCAACCTTCCAGAGGTTTTTCAGAATAAATCATATTACTACTACACATTATGAGTACAGAAGACTACACAAATAAAATCCTGTTACAAAAAGACATAGTTAGATGAGTGAAGCAGTAAGATACTAAAATATTACTAAGCTTAACAAATTTAAAGTTAAGTTGTGGTTACAAGGGCAATTGGCTTCATTAATAAACTGACAAATACTAGAAACAGGAGAAGTTGCATTGTTCTGTAGTTTGTTCTatcctccctttcctcccaaCTCTGTAGCAGCTGAATTTCTCTATTTGGTAAATATAATTAACAGCTTTGTCATATGAGAGAGTACTTGTGGAAGAATAACAGTTAGTTTAAAAGAGATCTGCTTGTTTCAGAGGAAGATAATGTGACTTGCAGGTCACAAGCAGCATAAACATGCTGGAAAAAAGAAGTGCTCAAAGCTGGCTTTAAATAAACTGTGCCTGTTCTAAATTTAACAATTTTCCAACACTATTACAGTCTGGGTGTTAGTGCTGCAAGATATAAGGTTGATTCTGCACTTTGATAACTTTTTCTACTTCTAATTTTTGTGGAGAGTGTTCCTTCCTTCTTGTCACCGGACTAATGCTGTCACTTGGCCGTGCCTGAGGGCCCGCGTGTGTCACACGGCCGAGTCTGGCCCCAGAGCCCGGGCTGCGGAGCACGGAGCGCCCACAGAAGTCGCCAC contains:
- the CISD2 gene encoding CDGSH iron-sulfur domain-containing protein 2, whose protein sequence is MVLETLARIVKVQLPAYLKRLPLPESVGGFIRLTVSEWLRLLPFLGVLALLGYLAVRPFLPKKKQQKDSLINLKIQKENPKVVNEINIEDLCLTKAYCRCWRSKTFPVCDGSHNKHNELTGDNVGPLILKKKEV